Below is a window of Brassica napus cultivar Da-Ae chromosome A5, Da-Ae, whole genome shotgun sequence DNA.
TGTCTTGATCGGGTCTGTACTCTTCGTTCTGCTTCTGGCTCTGCGCGTTCTGCTGCTGGAGCAGGAGGTAGTCGATCGAGTCGGAGGAGGCTACTCTCCCGGTGAGGTAGTCGAGGAGAGGCTTCCGATCCGGTAAGGTTACGGCGGGGACGGAGTTTTTGACGGTGGATTGCATGTACTCGCCGAGTTTGAGGTGGTGGTTCTTCACGTAGTGGACTAAGGCTTCTAGAGTGTAGAGGCTTCCGCCTTTGGATCTGTACGCCGTCTCCGTCGCGCAGGGGAAGGAGTAACCCGATCCGAATCGGTAATTGGCTCCGACCCGCTCGATTTTATCCAGGTCTCCGCGCGTCGTGAAGTCCTTGAGCACCGATAACGGATCCAttgcgagagagagagattctgaTTTCGATCTTCGTGAGGAGTAAATTAGTAATTTTGAGATGTGAGGATCCGGTAATATGGGatagagagagaggctgagTTCGATCTTAGGGTTTATGCTAAGAAGAAGCTCAGGGAGAGAGATTCGTgaggaaaaaaggaaaagatgaagaggaagacgGTGAACTAGTAATTTTGGAGTGATAGGCCCATAATATAATGGGCTTTTACGctcattagatttttttttaacggcaacttataaattttattaagattaggagatgggcgttcgggtatttgttcgggttcggatcgagtattttggatttttgggtattttggtaTAGAAGTGTAGAATCCATTCAGgtatttctatattttgggttggattcggatatttttagttcgcgttcggttatttcggatcgggttcggatatttagattttgaaaaaccaaaattaaattttcattttttaaatttcttatatttaaaaatataatttttgtaaaaaaaatacaattttggaaattttttattttgagatcCTTTCCGAGCCAATAGAGAGAGTTATCTTAGGGTTATGCTCAAGCTTCGCGAGGAGAAAAGTGTAAGGAAGTAAATTAGTAGGCCCAGAGTAAGCCCGATAAGATTCTTTTCGGGTTTATGCTACGAACTCCGAAGCTTCGTGAGGAAAATAATAAGAATGTAAATTAatgtggaagcaccgtagcctagTGGTTATGGTTTAAAGGTTTCTACACCCAGGTCTAGGGTTcaaatcccagactatgcaatttcttgcagattgcacaggaaatccaggtttcaattCCCGGAGCAAGCGATTTATTCAACAATTATGCGATTACAGAAGAAAGGCTTACAAGGATTTCTCAACATGGTGCAAATAAATCCGGTCAGGCgtgatcttcataggacggctcaaatgatgcagttaggcgtagatccTCATAAGGCAGGTAGAATTGTCGGTTATCGAATCGTCTTTGAaatctttctcataattgtaatatctaaataaatccccgacaaaaaaaaaaaaaaaaattaataatttcgaaggtaaatatgaaaatataggCCCAAATTGTTAATGGGCTTTGAAACCCAATATAACTATTTCTGTAGATTTTCTGGTATAGCTCGTTTTAGAGTATTTAATTGCGATACAAGTTACACAGCTTTTATAACCATAACCATGGAAACGTCACCAAGTATCTTCCTCCGTCCGTTTGATCTCTCAGACGCCGAAGACGTTCTTAAATGGGCCGGTGATGATGACGTCACACGTTACCTTCGATGGACCTCCGTTAAAACCGTGGAAGAAGCCCGACAACACATCCTTCAAACGGCCATACCACACCCGTGGCGCCGTTCCATTTGTCTTCTCAAAGACGGTCGTTCGATAGGTTGCGTCTCCGTCAGGCCTGATACTGGCGATGGTAGGTGCCGAGCTGACCTTGGATACGCCGTCTCTAGACAGTTTTGGGGACGGGGGATAGCCACGGCGGCGGTGAGGATGGCCGTGGAACAAGCTTTTGAGATTTTTCCGGACGTGGTGAGGCTACAAGCGGTGGTTGAGGTGGAGAATGAAGCGTCTCGGAAAGTTTTGGAGAAAGCTGGGTTTGAAAAGGAGGGTTTGCTTAAAAAGTATGGTTTTTGCAAAGGAGGTATTAGAGATATGTTTTTGTATAGTTTTGTTAAGGTCCTCAAGGAGGAAATGGGAGAAATAGGGAAGTAATAATGTTATAATATCAGGCTCTTACCGAAATGGTAGagaagaaaaaatgttttgaaaaaatGTTTACGGTAACGAGTGATGGTGCCGTAACTACTATATATGAATTCCTATTTTAATTGTGTTTGGCCCTGTAACTAAAGCCTAATGACTTGAaaacgtttttcttcttctgttttaatatacgAAAgcctaagttacaaaaaaaaaacgagtgtGGTGCCTTTTGTCTCCAACTCTCCATCttcttataagttttttttgttggtaaagTGGTGTCATATGAATTATGGGTCTATCAAGTATTGTTATCTCAGCTAAAAAGTTACTATAAATAGTTTAGAGATTATAAGACTTGGTGATATTTATgataaaactaatattacatattatattGTGATTTTCGTGCTTCTCCGGTCGAAGATCCTAGATatccaagaaaaaaatgaattaaggATCTGTTGTTGGTGACTTTTTGTTTCTTCCTCATTGTCTTTCTTGTTCAATTGCCTCCACGAAAAGACTGAAAGAACCATAGTAGTTTAAACGTCATTAGAAGTATTATCCGAAAACATTTTAGTTCATACAATAGATAGTCACTAACTTATAACACCATATAAGGTAGCTAGACCGATATGCACGCTACACGCAGAGTTCTTTGCTAAAAGTTTGTGTcactattatttttagaaagaaaaagataacCGTAGAAAAAATGAAAGCCCTAAAAGACAGAAATCGAACGAATGTTGATACAAAAGATCCAACTAAACTCAATGTAATGCTAAATGCAgtaaaaagttacaaaaaacaataatttagaTGCAGCCTTATagaacacaaattaaaaaaaggaaaaactgaaaaaattgGACACTTTGAACTTTTGTCTGTCACAATAAAACTTCTCATACTTTTGACAATTTTGGACATGTTTTACCCTTTTTTAATGAGAAAAATagtaaattgaattttaaaaatgtaaaaaaatataaaaaatgttggaaacataagtatgacaatatatatgtttaaacttaaaaaaaaaaattggaatcatattttattttatcttctaggTACAGTTAGAAAATTCATTTTAGTAATCTACCTAGTTTATATGtctgattctaagttttaaacatagatatatCTAGGGTATATATTGTAAACTAACATTTCTTGTATAATCTAGCACATATAGAATTGATtacgttataatcaagaaagatgtTTTCGGTCTACCTACAGTTTGATAACGATATATAGCCACAATTCAATGATATATGTCGGTTATATTACGTGACATAACTTGTTCTGCCTTTTACCTTATATGACGCCTTAAAGAAGAATATGTTTCTCGCCTACTATATTTTGTTCTGCGTAGCTAGTATACATATTCGAGGTAAATCCGGAAAATATGGAAACTTTCATATTCAATTGAAGATGTTTCCTGAatctaaactatataacatcataaatctctcaaagaatattttatttaatatctttaataaatttagtCTAAACCAAAAATCTGGAAgttccatattttttttaaatatctttactAAATACCGATTAATCGGGGATTAATTTTAAACACCATTTTTCAATTTTCAGAAAATTGTTTATATTGCATAGTGATTTGTATAGAGAACATTATTTATTGATGGGGCCTACTGGGAATTGGATAGGTTTATGTTACATGGTTGTCAGGTTCGATCTCCAAGAAGCGCATTTTGTTCTTTTTAGTGTTTATTTTCATTAATGGCATAACCGTAAATAAGTCATCATCTTTCTTAACAGTTTTTAGGGTTACAGAGATATTTTTACAGAGCCACCATGCTTTCTTTGATTGATTTCGTCcattatttttgcattttttttgctgggtatggtttaaatttgtagatTTAGCATGTATTTTCTAATTTCAAGctttcaaaacttaaaaacgTGAATAATTTTGGTGACTCCGATTTAATGGCCGCCTTTAACAAAGGATCTaatcaagaacaaaagaaaatcacCCATCAAATCAAATACGAAATAAAATCGAAGATGCTATAAACCATCTTCACATGACACAATGTGAAATCAAAGAGGCTAAGAAGGATATCAAGTAAAGATGAAGACAATAATctgagaagataaagaagaagatgagaacaGAAACCTCATAAAGGTATTTGTGAAAAAATGTCGTGCTTTGAATTGTGGAAGAAGAAAGAATGAAACAGACACAATTACGTAACTGATAAtgcttttgatttttctttccaTCTCTAatgtaaaaacaattataaataaatataattaataaacattctatattttaattaaattaaaatttcaataatctAAGGGTATAATCGTattaacattaattaaaatcttAATAGGATAAAAACTTAGACAAAATCTTATTGTGACAAATCAAAGTTTAAAGTGTCCTATATTTCCAATTTTTCCTTAAAAAAGGATATTGCATCCTTACGGAAACGGCTGCGATAATGTTCAAAATAAAGCTTAGAACAATAACAATAAGCGAACTTGACAGAAATAAACTGGtattccttatatattaattgaggaacatttgaaaagatgtaacctcaattttgtattaattaaaagaggtcccaatgcataggtggcactcaattaggtagtcaattacattcaattgaaaaataagtaggtccaaattcgatttttatatgttgttagatacataagttggtcaaactatatgatataatgatatgatatgatattttttttccttaaataaaacctacggaattaccataaatgactaatatatatatgacaattaatgagtttaataataaagatttgataacaatgtatatctcctccatcattttttgtttaattttatattattaaaataaattaaacaatcaaattagctataaaaataaaatttagattttttcgtatatgttatattttgaatttttaaaaacgacaataaatgactaaaactattaaaattattatgttaaaaattaatgatcaatggtttaacatttttattataagaagatacacatgatttaaaaccatatgagtaaaaaatatcatttaataataaaataaatatatatatatatatatatatatattaaacactatataccataagattacataaatattttaatattaaaactttcaatgaattttcaagaacatttataaattataaacttattaaagatttcagattgaaaattttgttatcgatgatttaaatattttgttataaaacgatatgaacgatcatagaaccgtatgattataaattcttatttaataaataactatacaaaatatactattcctagaaaaataggttggtccatcttaacttatattacactttttattaaactaactatcgaattgataaataacgtaccaaaaaattttgcactttccttaaataaaagctacgaaattacctaatatgattaacgtatatgtgaaaattaattataatgaataataaatatttgataacaatttttgtatcttagttctttttttaattttatattattaaaatatatttaaaaatcacattaaatatataataaaacatttataatttttcttatatgttatattttgaattttttaaaacgtctataaattattagaaatttgaagatccccactctgaaaattttgtgatcaatagattattttttttgtcataataagttacaaatgatcataaaattgtattaatatgaacttttatttaatattataagaagatacacattattttaaaaccatatgagtaaaaaatattatttaataataaaacatatatatttatatatatatagattatactatataccataagattacataaatattttaatattaaaactttcaatgaattttcaaaaacatttataaattataaacttattaaagatttcacattgaaaattttgttatcgatgatttaaatattcagttataaaatgatatgaatgatcatagaactgtatgattataaattctcatttaataaatgactatataaaatatactattcttagaaaaataggttggtccatcttgacttacattatattttttattaaactaactatcgaattgataaataatctaccaaaagttttttttgcactttccttaattagaagctacgaaattacctaatatgattaacgtatatatgaaaattaattattatgaataataaatatttgataacaattttggtatcttagttctttttttttaattttatattattgaaagatattaaaaaaatacattaaatatataataaaaacatttatattttttcttatatgttatatttgaatttttcaaaacgtctatatattattagaaatttgaatattcccactctgaaaattttgtgatcaatagattatttttttgttataataagttacaaatgatcataaaatataacgcatatgaatttttatttaataaatatataaactaaataatatatatatatatatacactaatgatttaaagcaacaagattggctgatcaatttagtcgtccagttgaaatctttcaaaagtatgtgaaagactaaagtcaaagtaaatatggatttaaaatagtagttatattttattaaccaaataccgaaaaaaaccgaaccgaaccgaaaccaacccgatatccagattgaacacccgtaatccaaatgaagccaaactattgtttcattctccaaaatataataaaaataataacttaatcccgcgcaaggcgcgtgtcttatcctagtatactTTTAAATTCGAAATATTTACTAGTTGTAAGTAGGAGCCagttgaaaagaaagaaaaaaacggaAGTATCTTAATAAGGTTTAATTGTTCCGGAAAAACTTAATAAATGCTCTTTGGTTTGCAAAGAAAAAGATGTTTACGGCAACGAGTGATGGGCCCCCTTTGGTTATGTTATCATAATGTCATAAGGTGTTCACATCGTGCCATATGAATTATGATCTATCGCGACTTTTTCTTAGTCTTAGTCAGAGGCGGAGGTACGCTGGTCTTAGTGTTTTCTTGTTCGTTTGCATGAAAAGGATGAAGTAACTATATTAAGGTCCACTGTCTACCCTTGGTTATGTTTGAGAATTGGAAATGGCCAAACCTGTCGGTTTTGGAGCGATAATTGGAGTCCGTTTGGTTGCATCTCTGACTTCTTGAACCTTCCTCCATCCTCTCGTCTGGGAATCTCAAGAACCGCTACTCTGTCAGACCTGAATGAGAATGGAAATTGGCTGCTTCATGCAGCAAGATCGGAGGAGCAAGTTCAGATTCAAGTATACTTATCAAGATACTTATCAACTATCTTTCTCTCGGAGGAGGAAGACCAGTATGAGTGGATAATCGATGGTTCAAGGAGCACTACTTTTTCGACAGGAGCAGTCTACAGAGAGCTTAAACATCACAATCCGGTGGTGAGTTGGAGCAAGACAGTGTGGTGTCCAAGGGGTACCCCTAAACACAGCTTCCTTGCGTGGCTGTTTGTCCTGAACCGCTGCCCCACTAGAGACCGCCTGCTATCCTGGGGGCTTAATACACTCTCTTCCTGCCTTCTCTGCAACTCCGCTGACAAAAGCCGTAATCATCTCTTTTTTTACTGTCTTTATTTTGACAGATCTGGAACATAATTGGAACTAGATCAGTTCTTTATGCATCTCCTTTGTGGGACCAGACTCTCTCTGCTCTTCAACATCTGTCGGGACCGAGACATGCAAAACTCCTAGTTCTCTTCGCGTGGCAGTGCACCATCTATCTCATCTGGTCAGAAAGGAACGCTCGGTTGCATATAAGCATCTATCAGCCTCCAGACTCAATCATCTCCTCCATTGCAGCTtacatcaaaacaaaaatagcgGCGATCATCTTCAATCTTCCAATTCTGGTATCGGTGATCTCTATCTTTCTGACTTCCTACTGGATCAAAATATTTCCCACTTGAGCTTTTCTAAATTGTGGTTCAATTATATGGAACTATGGATTTGTGTTTGTATTAATGGACAAGGTCCACGAAACTGTCCGCTGGACCGAAGTCTTTTGTaatttgctttatgttttaaatagaacTAGATATTTGCCCGCGCAATAGCGCGGGTTGACTAATTCTTTTACGCATATtgcaaaacaaaatcaaatattattttattagaaaaacaaatcaataattacatataatttaatatgttttgagtaaaatgtaataaataagAGACAACAAATAACTGGtttcaaatacatttataatcAACTCATCAGTTCAAATAAAAGGAATAGAATAAATAGCATTTGATCATTCAGTCAGCGCCAATATGCCAATTTCAGGTTCCTCGGTGGTAAGATGACCTAGCCTATCATTTGACTGTTATAAACCAATACACTTCTTGctgaaaaaactcaaaaaaatacATTGGAAGATTCCATTGTTAACCGAAAGAAaagtgttaaaaatatttacgtTCCCAACCAGTATTAAGGTCTGATGTCTTAAATATACGCACTCAGCCAAATATTTTGTTCATTTGTTTCCTAAGGATAAGCTATtgggaagaagaaaaaaaacatttgtcaaaaaaagaagaaaaaatagatttgTATAATGGAAAAGAGTAAGAGAGTGATTATATAATGGGAGTCCTATATACTTATTATTACCTCAGTACTCCATTTAGCAGTGGCTGCATTAATCAAACAAAGAGTTTGAAAATTAAGGTACATACATGCAGAAATGTAGTTAAAATATTACGTTTGATCTATTCGTTTATTTTTTGAACTCTTATTTCTTTTGTAAATAATTCTTCTTTAAAATAGTCCTCCTTAGATTtgatataatgaataataaaaacaacGAAACTAAACATAATAGAATCCATATAGTTAGAATATTcaatttgtatataatatattcgaTTTTctgtattataatttaaaaaaaaaagatttgtgaAGCACTCAGACCATAACACACATATTTGTAAataccttgttttttttttgaacttaaaatttgtaaataccTTGTTGCATCATCGAAATTGTTGATACTGTTTTCCCATGTAATGTTAGGTTTTTGTTGCATTTCCATCTTCTGAAAGCTGCATCACATTAATATTAGTAGCCGATAGAATTTCTTCATGTATGTAaaggttacaaaaataaaatagagattttcaaaaaaaaacataagaaagagaatcagagaaaattaaaaataccaCTTGTTTTCAGATTATTGGTGGTTCTGTTCTTGTATTCCGTTTGTTGCAGAGAAAACTCATGAATTTGTTTTGGCTTTTCTTTTGCTGGATTATAGACTGACCCAACAATACTTTGTTCTTATTCTCTCTTGTTTTTATTGGAAGCAGAGGTATACACTTacataaaaacgttttattgCATTTCCTCTGTCTCAGATTTACATATTTGGGAAGAAAAAAGATTCAAACCTGAGTTCTTCTAAGATAAACTTTGCATCTTAGCGAAGCTCCCTGTACAAATGCTGTCATGGAAAAAGTAGAGAGAAAAGTGAGATCCCGAAAAACTGGGCAACAAAAAACAATATGAGATGATATACCAAATACCAATTTATCTCAGAGAAGAAATGTTGCGTGGATTTGAGTAAAGAGAGATCACAGAAAGACATTGCAGAAGTATAAATGATGGAATGAACGTAGTTATAAGAAACTGATATGAATGGTGATCGTGGAGTGTGGGCAAGAAGAACCGTTGGAAGAGATTACTGGATTGGATTCAATTGTTAAAGATCGTGCGTTCTCTTcaccttttttcttttcttatttttgctttaattattttatacataatttgtaatctttaaaaaataaaataggatCCATGTGTCAAAATCTAATTAGCcaagtgacttgtgctttagtatataagggatatcttttttcaaaaaaaaaaaactatataaatgaAGTTATgatcttagagcatctccaatgtattaccccattttttactccaaaatggtgcaacaccaaaatggagtaaggttttactccaatgtattactctattttctactccaaaaataatatttcttaaataatttcatttttattttattaataattgcaaataaaatcttatacttataaaaatttaccaattaaccccaattattttatgtttacgataataattaaaatataaattatttgaattaaatatttattattaaaaagtacaagaaatcattaaaaaagacaacatatatataggttCAACAATGagcattagaatatttttcccacaaatgatcaactaatgcatttcgtaatgaaaaatgagcttctttatttttgatattcctaaatcgagcaagaaaattttgaaatcggacattttcatcttctgcaaTTTCAATATCTGGAGGTGGAGCTTCTCTTTCAAGTTCAATTGGTGCATCAAGTTCACGCTCATTTTCATTTTCTGCAATTTCATGttattgtatcattttaaatattatttaagtaaaaaatagaaacattaaagattcaaaggatcattttataaataaaaaaagttcaactctaaaatggagtaatgggtaagattactccataaatggagtaaccctagccattactccatttttaactccaaaatggagtggggttggagaagattttactccataatgatgtttggagttgaaaatggagtagggttggagatgcccttagcGTCATTAATTCAGGAAAAAAGTTTTGCCGGTGGGTTTGCCATAATCCACTATGTACGGTTCAATTTTGATGGTAAATTTAATAAACCAATCAAAACCAATGTGCTTACACAGAAAAGTTCTATTTCTGCCGAGCAAGAACACATAAGAATTATTCTTTTTACGATATATGTTGTTTCTACTTCTTATTGCGTTTCAACCAATTAATATTTCTTAATTAATAGTGTAACTGAccaaaaaatatcacaatactaaaagggagaTAATCTCAACAGATAGATGGTCCACGTAGATTAGAAAAATTATCCAATAAGGACCTTTCTTTTTGACGTGTCATATATGGCTGAAATATAGTGCATTTTTGTATGGGTTTTATGAAAATTATCACTCTGACCCATCCCAGCCCATGTAGAGAACAGACGGAGAAACCTTTTATCGTTTCACGCTTTCTCCTCCGACTCTTCCACTTCATCTTCTCCGATGTATAGATTTGTTTGCTTTGCCAAACTTTATCAGTTCTATCCACTTCCCCTTGATCCTTCTCCTATATAAATCTCTATGTACAAACCTAAATCCACCCAAAATCAAAACCTACTCTGAAGAAGTTACATCCATTGACACTTTAGTCTAAACCTATCTGCACGATCTCTACTTCTACTCTGCGACCGTCAAATTGAAAATGCAATTCCTCCGGTAAAAGCTCAGTCACGGTCGTAGTTCCGTCACCGctgaatcatcatcatccaggTTCTTACCTTGTGACGTCTCTCACCTTTGTCGATCCATCGAGAATCTActgtaaaaaaaatcagttcCCGTTGATGGAGAGATCGTGAAGAAGGTTGGTCAATCTGTTTCCTGTAATCAAAAAAGTGATTGGTCTTCTGAAGAACTATGCTTTTGTGTGCGAGGTATA
It encodes the following:
- the LOC125608652 gene encoding uncharacterized protein LOC125608652, which produces MFTATSDGPPLCFLVRLHEKDEVTILRSTVYPWLCLRIGNGQTCRFWSDNWSPFGCISDFLNLPPSSRLGISRTATLSDLNENGNWLLHAARSEEQVQIQVYLSRYLSTIFLSEEEDQYEWIIDGSRSTTFSTGAVYRELKHHNPVVSWSKTVWCPRGTPKHSFLAWLFVLNRCPTRDRLLSWGLNTLSSCLLCNSADKSHSLCSSTSVGTETCKTPSSLRVAVHHLSHLVRKERSVAYKHLSASRLNHLLHCSLHQNKNSGDHLQSSNSGIGDLYLSDFLLDQNISHLSFSKLWFNYMELWICVCINGQGPRNCPLDRSLL
- the LOC106424714 gene encoding uncharacterized N-acetyltransferase p20-like; the encoded protein is MGFETQYNYFCRFSGIARFRVFNCDTSYTAFITITMETSPSIFLRPFDLSDAEDVLKWAGDDDVTRYLRWTSVKTVEEARQHILQTAIPHPWRRSICLLKDGRSIGCVSVRPDTGDGRCRADLGYAVSRQFWGRGIATAAVRMAVEQAFEIFPDVVRLQAVVEVENEASRKVLEKAGFEKEGLLKKYGFCKGGIRDMFLYSFVKVLKEEMGEIGK